The DNA region tctttacacacttctccctagtggggtcaggaggggggCTGGTGCCAAACTCCAGCAAATGTgttgggcgagaggcggggtcacctggacagatCGCCAGAACGTCGCAGAGTtgaaagatttgaaaatgttacatttgaatacctgttcaggttctggtttgggttcttttgtcttttcaataaCCTCCTTCTGTTCCACCTCCGGTGATGGTGACATACGGCTGAGCTCTTCTAGAAATACCTAAAAAATTGTATACCTCCACATGTATGCACATGTAAGCAAATTTTCAATGTCACTGTAATTTAAATAACACTGCAATTTACATAATGAATTTATAAATAACAACTGCATAACAAATGAAGAGAAATTCATACCTGCTCTGCAAAGGAAAATTGTTGAATAAACCGCAACATGAGCCACTGGATCAAAGTGCTCTGATTTGAACTTTAACCTCTGTTCTTCAACAAACCAAGGTGTGTCCACGACAGTTTATGGtttatttagtgtttgaaaTGGTGACCTCCTGTAAAATATACATGGAATATATTTTACTCATAATGacatctacaaaaataaaagttttattcccATATTACAACTATATAATTACTGATTTGACCAGTAAAAGTTTAGACAGTTAAATTACCAGTTCCTCAGACTAAGCCTAGAAAATGGCGTCCGCCGccttaaaacagtttttacccgatggcaatcatggcactaaattcagaggcataagaacttctgctcttgacaccactttgttaaaaatgtaaattctgttgcgacgccttcaggcgctgcaaccatcttctgatgtctatttatttctcattttatactatttatttctttatctttgtattttatgtatatacacataacctgcatcttaactcgagtcgagcaaatctcaatctggttgtaatctgttgatgacaatgacaaataaatcttatcttagtCTGAATAAAAACTATTGGTTTTCATTACATCAGTGAATAAACCAGAAAAATTCTTTATCTAtgcaagtacacacacacacacacacacacacacacacacacacacacacacacacacacacacacacacccacacgcacactgACATATTAATTTTGAGtatataacacacacacacacaaatggtACATATGTTTACTAAATTATACAAAAGTAGTATTTATGACAAAATGAGTCTTCTTTTACAATCTGatagggtgtgtgtgtgtgtgtgtgtgtgtgttatgtgtgtgtgtgtgtgtgtgtgtgtgcgtgtgtgtgtgtgtgtgtgtgtgtgtggcatttaagaaaaataaactttatgagagcaaaaagtcattttcagaGTTTTCCAATGTCTTGAAAGTTGTTGctactttttcagatttgttgcatttggttatttgtctttgtctgtttttactAAGAGTTGGAAAAGTGGAAATttatatgaaaatgtaaaaaactttaaataaaaagttagcttttgataaatgttacttttttattattccttaaataagtaaaacatgTCACTGGTGGTCTCTTTTATCACTTTCATAAGTAAAGTGTTTTTCTAAATTCCCATCTATTAAGCAATATCTTCTATcattcaaaacattattttcttaattaaatacaaacacCAGATTTCTGTGGAAATCAAACTAAATCACACAAAATATGACATATATTCAAAAGAAAGACACCACAAactctgaaaattattttaatgttaaaaaactttttaaaaaatgcaaacaaatgacCAACCAGCTTAATATGCATCTGACATGATAAAGAACCTGAGATGGTGATATGAGTTTTACAATTATACATTTGAtgttaaaacctttatttacatttgacatttttaacagaaatattattGATTTACTCTTCATGCAGTAGTTTTATTGTCTATGTTGCCTTTAAGAAGCATCAGTTCATTTCATCCTGACTAGTTTAGGATCCCTGTTTAAATATTCTGGTTGTTGCTGTTATCATTTCATTAGAATCAGATCATAAAGCTGTAAATTATAAACAGAAAAGCCTGTTTTTAGCAGTCAGTGGGACAGAGAACAGATTCAAAATGTTGCTGAAACACTAAAGAGAGAAGTTGTACCATAATAACCTAGTTTAGTTTCAGTGAATCTTGCTGATCAAtcatttcacatttgttttttagtcctttgttctgttttagacacattttcttctgttattttctcAACATCCTCATTATTCTCATCATGTGTATCTCTATAGGTTCCATCACTTTCTCTATGTTCAGTATCTGTCTTTCATAATGTTTCTTCTCCTCATCCAGTTTCCACTGGGACTGTAACAGCTTTCCTTTTTCCCCTAATAGCAGATCCTTGTTATCATAGTTTTCATtcatagttatttttttctccatcatctgaacttcctctttgttttccttcctcttaATCTCGACATCTTGGAGTTTCTGGTTCAGCTGATCCTTCTGGTTCTCCAGTTCAGCTTTGACTTTAATCAGTGTGTCATGTAACTGATTGTTGTCTTTGACTTTGTTCTGCAGCTTCTGGTTCTCATCTGTTGTtggaaataaacatataaaatttaaaagacaTTGATATAATTTCTACGTACTACAGATTCTGAAGATTTAGCATTCACCAAATTTATTGAAAACGTAAGAGGAGATGTTTTATGGTTTGTCTCGTCTGAATTCTTTTTCTctgaatactttaaaaaatgaacagaacaaATTTAGTTCTTCTGCTGAATCATCATCAAAATGATACAATCGCAGGATCTGTCTTTTGTAAGAAATTTATCtgtaacattaaatatttaaactttttctctgaagttacctttttccttttccagttCTTCTTCCAGTTCACCAAGTTTGGACTTTAACTGATTCTCTTTCTCTTcttgttctttcattttcttggtCAGTTTATAGATCTTCTCtgtgtggaaaacaaaacatacaaacttCAGATTAGCAGAAACAATATCTTATAATTAAAATTCAAGATATTAATACTGAGTGTAAATGAAGACATGTTACTGTGGAGGAGAATgaaatagtaaataaaatctatatttagaCTCTATCAGATGTTATGACTGTGATCacttttataactgattttgttttcttctgaatttaatacatttctacTGAGTAAcacaatatttttcttctggCTGATTAAATGCGTCACTTCCAAACATCGTCTCTTCTACTCATAACTCTGAGGATCAGAATATTTACGTTCTCTAGTTTAATTTCACCTGAGAATCTGTAAGTTGCTGTTTTATGATTTTCCAACTGAgatcattttgtcattttcttaaaaccatttatatatatatatattcctttatttaatcaggtaaaccccgttgacatctagatctcattttcaagagggacctgagcaaaaaatttgcaatataATTTAAATACCAGTTTAACTCAACCAGTGACCTAATATTCTGTTGAAATTCCaaaccagcaaaaaaaattatatttatttataatgaagcctaggcgcaaattcaaactggaagactctttcatccccaccgggacccgttaattgaagcgacctgcccacaatcatcgacctatcaacgccggaccaagccacgtcacgtccaatcaccgaccaagtcccagctgataaggaccttcatccatggtgtccttcgctctccagccgagctcaacccaccaccaccccttctcctccattcgcccggtcctgaggcccgcacccttcttcaacctccaccaccggtgccgggccctgggggatgacgttcctaacagcatcggggatgctcatctgaagcctatcgctaacgctgcgataaccgttatccccagccagGGCCCGAGCgacaaagactttaaattctgtttgtcaataaactcttctaattgtcttcctatctccgtctgagtctctccagattgaattataaacacaataacaaaacagaacTTCACAAACTGCATCAAACAATGTGCAATCAGTCTCAATTTTCCATCTTTGATTTCAAAAATGTAGACTTTCAAATTCTGATCAAATTTGGTTTTGATTCCACCCAATTcattaataaagttttataatACCAGACAATCTTTAATTAATGATAATTTCACATAAAAGGTTTTGATTTCATGTA from Xiphophorus maculatus strain JP 163 A chromosome 14, X_maculatus-5.0-male, whole genome shotgun sequence includes:
- the LOC111610823 gene encoding filament-like plant protein 1, with protein sequence MKEQEEKENQLKSKLGELEEELEKEKDENQKLQNKVKDNNQLHDTLIKVKAELENQKDQLNQKLQDVEIKRKENKEEVQMMEKKITMNENYDNKDLLLGEKGKLLQSQWKLDEEKKHYERQILNIEKVMEPIEIHMMRIMRMLRK